One Pieris napi chromosome 13, ilPieNapi1.2, whole genome shotgun sequence genomic window carries:
- the LOC125055084 gene encoding DENN domain-containing protein 2A-like isoform X2, protein MDSFSALLSLMLNRLMSEIYETVTAACNMDEHKPGSFPTELSDNTSEESVKLTRSLTEKRKNYVRRVSSRVAYIDQNVKTRFRHQTSVCSYKSDLDTYSTFRSWKSFRTSQNNLAKMTVDTDMPDAGDNLSIDEKTGCVDLALPFEARERGLFNVCLLVGLNYMTGQAYVKSVFPSQVQVPPHIENLIFPETLSGSLGEWSAERDAQCYSLVLTDEKGERAYGYCRRVLPEGATTCLPLGYCLIGKYRAPGFYYKILQEIESHHGNPEIELNQVLQQLFETDFPNPGEQITITYNRTEKGTVKNTQNIFKNRTLPRKGEVSINISVKTESVSDDTSAAECIEKEKEKEIVVDKESLEKHELPEFYDLENNNSPKRVMICLESPRTRTIKRPIEPRADEDNMSLLVDQLGPGLLIKVFGTLLLERKVIIVSDHLGIVSSCMEALQSALYPFVWQQPLISTIPAEIHRDVLEAPLPILAGMMKSHDFDTNVLFEEGMLIDLTNPNKVVFYQGDESTILPTHCYKTLKTSLNMETNKQKERQDTKTRNVMISEAFLRFFVDILGEFSNFFTERELKDGELGKDGVVFDKEAFIKQTSSKQNQFFLEWFTETAMFTHFIQNMAVFHKKPTDNDSLLVDTPLPNFYELFNERVKSRNRASSKISEKNYKSAVNKKVKLLKTKLRDLVA, encoded by the exons atggattctTTCAGTGCTCTCTTGTCATTGATG CTAAATCGCCTAATGTCAGAGATTTACGAGACGGTCACGGCTGCCTGCAATATGGACGAACACAAACCCGGCAGCTTCCCAACTGAACTGTCAGATAATACTAGCGAAG AATCTGTCAAACTAACCCGCAGCCTAACAGAGAAGCGTAAAAATTACGTGCGTCGTGTCTCCTCCCGCGTGGCTTACATCGACCAAAATGTCAAGACCCGTTTTCGTCACCAGACATCTGTTTGTTCATACAAATCAGATTTAGACACGTACTCCACTTTCCGCTCGTGGAAGAGTTTTAGAAcgtcacaaaataatttagccAAAATGACGGTAGACACAGATATGCCAGATGCAGGTGATAACTTGAGTATAGATGAGAAAACTGGCTGCGTCGATTTGGCTCTGCCCTTCGAGGCAAGGGAGAGAGGATTATTCAATGTTTGCCTGCTTGTTGGGTTGAATTATATGACCGGGCAGGCGTATGTGAAGAGTGTGTTTCCTAGTCAG GTCCAAGTCCCTCCACATATAGAAAACCTAATTTTCCCAGAAACACTAAGTGGCTCTTTAGGGGAGTGGTCGGCAGAGAGGGACGCCCAATGTTATTCGCTGGTGCTCACTGATGAGAAAGGAGAACGGGCTTATGG TTATTGCCGCCGAGTGTTACCAGAGGGCGCCACAACGTGTCTTCCCTTAGGATACTGTCTCATTGGGAAATATAGAGCCCCTGGATTCTATTATAAG ATTCTTCAAGAAATCGAATCGCATCATGGCAACCCCGAGATTGAGCTAAACCAGGTGCTACAACAATTGTTCGAAACCGATTTTCCAAATCCTGGCGAACAGATAACCATAACATACAATAGGACAGAAAAGGGGACCGTAAAGAATactcaaaatattttcaaaaatagaacCTTACCAAGAAAGGGTGAGGTCTCAATAAATATTAGCGTTAAAACTGAGTCTGTATCCGATGATACGAGTGCGGCGGAATGTATTGAGAAGGAGAAAGAGAAGGAGATTGTAGTAGATAAGGAGAGTTTGGAGAAACATGAGTTGCCGGAGTTTTATGATTTGGAGAATAATAACAGTCCGAAAAGAGTTATGATTTGTCTTGAGAGTCCAAG AACGCGAACAATAAAGCGACCCATAGAACCACGGGCTGATGAAGACAATATGTCGTTGTTAGTTGACCAGCTGGGACCAGGGCTCCTTATCAAGGTGTTTGGTACATTACTACTGGAAAGGAAAGTCATTATTGTCAGTGATCATCTTGg CATCGTTTCCTCGTGTATGGAGGCCCTACAAAGCGCTCTTTACCCCTTCGTGTGGCAACAGCCTTTAATATCCACCATACCAGCTGAAATCCATCGAGACGTTTTAGAGGCACCTTTGCCCATACTCGCTGGGATGATGAAATCACACGATTTTGATACAAATGTGCTTTTTGAGGAG GGCATGTTAATAGACTTAACCAACCCAAACAAAGTAGTATTTTATCAAGGAGACGAATCTACTATTCTACCGACACATTGCTATAAAACTCTCAAAACATCACTAAACATGgagacaaacaaacaaaaagaGAGACAGGATACTAAAACGAGAAATGTCATGATATCTGAGGCGTTTTTACGGTTTTTCGTCGATATTTTGGgagaattttctaattttttcaCTGAAAGAGAACTAAAGGATGGCGAGTTGGGAAAGGATGGTGTTGTTTTTGAT aAAGAAGCATTTATCAAACAAACATCGTCGAAACAGAACCAATTCTTCTTAGAGTGGTTTACTGAAACCGCCATGTTCACacattttattcaaaacatgGCAGTCTTCCACAAAAAACCAACGGATAACGACTCGTTACTGGTGGACACACCTCTACCGAACTTTTATGAACTTTTTAACGAGCGAGTGAAAAGTAGGAACCGTGCTAGTTCGAAAATAAGTGAGAAAAACTATAAAAGTGCAGTGAACAAGAAAGTTAAACTCTTAAAGACAAAGTTGAGAGATTTAGTTGCGTAA